Proteins encoded in a region of the Metamycoplasma alkalescens genome:
- a CDS encoding DNA-directed RNA polymerase subunit beta, with protein sequence MSNKSQYVLRKFGPITERRDYSISPKKFETPDFLKMQRDSVEYFLTKGVEEELRNIYPIEAHGKVKIEYIENSATFEYPNKTEFEAIKEAKQKGSSYYGKLKARLKQINDETGEVVSAEVVFAEIPIMTYGGSFIINGSEKVIASQLIRSTGAYFGVNVRNKQANDLFNKVEIIPQVGSWLEIYHKTTSSNPDTIKVHIDKNKSFLLTTFLKALGFSEKAIKKMFGEIPELNETLKKDKTIGVTDEEITKDSQETIYRLIRRGDRMTAESARNLIPLTLFNEKRYSLTETGRFTLNRKLNIGERLVNTYLAEDILDQNGKIKYQKGLLVNWEIARKIAEEFRLGILPLWKLPDASPSMYGTQLDIKGNEKLGQRLSVPRVFVYPTENDMLHDTNKIQVLGNDPNSDENFLLIPDIIATISYYFNLLSNIGVDDDPDSLVNKRIVTIGELLQNQFRIGLIKLEKNTRERISTKETAKITPKNVTNNKPIFNQFKSFFNTSKLSQFMDQCNPLAEISNKRRVTSLGPGGLNRDTAQFEVRDVHPTHYGRICPIETPEGPNIGLILNLASFADIDKYGFIKSPYFRVKNKKVDFSQPHYLTAIEEAGYAFAQSTVNIENDEIVDDLVIVRRDNEYLEVPASEVDFVGVSNRQMTSIAASAIPFLENDDANRALMGSNMQRQAVPVLFPEAPLVATGVEADIAKFSSTNIIAKYDGIVTYVDANIIKIQREGSSKIDTYYLRTFERSNQGTLIHQVPLVKLGQEVRVGDLLVDGPSMKNGEMALGKNVLVGFTTWHGFNYEDAVVLSERLVKDDVYTSIHIEEQTIQFRHSKAGEDILTADIPNVSNYSKRYLDENGIVRVGSEVSAGDILVGRTSPKGEENPTPEEKLMAAIFGQKTTSRKDTSLKVKHGHNGTVVAVDILSRKLGDTLEDGIEQIVKVSIAQKRKIKVGDKMAGRHGNKGVVSIVLPVEEMPYLEDGTPLDIVLNPQGVPSRMNIGQVLELHLGLAAKKLNTKFVTPIFDGITHNQIKEILEEANIDSSGKLTVYDGATGEPFDQPISVGIMYYLKLYHMVDDKMHARSVGPYSLITQQPLGGKSQNGGQRFGEMETWAIESYGASNLLQEFLTYKSDNINGRNQLYNSLARKTKLPKPGMPESFNVLVHELRGLGIKMEAFDDSVDENIDSERVDTKYQQDWDGGAE encoded by the coding sequence ATGAGTAATAAATCACAATATGTTTTAAGAAAATTTGGCCCAATTACAGAACGAAGAGATTATTCAATCAGTCCCAAAAAATTCGAAACACCTGATTTTTTAAAAATGCAAAGAGACTCAGTTGAGTATTTTTTAACTAAAGGTGTGGAAGAAGAATTAAGAAATATATATCCAATTGAAGCACATGGTAAAGTTAAAATTGAATATATTGAAAATTCGGCAACTTTTGAATATCCAAACAAAACTGAATTTGAGGCAATTAAGGAAGCAAAGCAAAAAGGTTCTTCATATTATGGAAAATTAAAAGCCCGCTTAAAACAAATTAATGATGAAACGGGTGAAGTTGTTTCAGCTGAAGTTGTTTTTGCTGAAATTCCAATTATGACTTATGGGGGATCATTTATTATCAATGGTTCAGAAAAAGTTATTGCTTCACAATTAATTCGTTCAACTGGCGCTTATTTTGGTGTTAACGTTAGAAATAAACAAGCAAACGACTTGTTTAATAAAGTTGAAATTATTCCGCAAGTTGGTTCATGATTAGAAATTTATCATAAAACAACCTCATCTAACCCTGATACAATTAAAGTTCATATTGACAAAAACAAATCATTTTTATTAACAACATTTTTAAAAGCTTTAGGTTTTTCTGAAAAAGCAATTAAAAAAATGTTTGGTGAAATCCCTGAATTAAATGAAACGCTAAAAAAAGATAAAACAATTGGTGTAACTGATGAAGAAATTACGAAAGATTCCCAAGAAACAATTTATCGCTTAATTCGGCGTGGCGATCGAATGACAGCCGAATCAGCACGTAATTTAATTCCGTTGACTTTATTCAATGAAAAAAGATATAGTTTAACTGAAACTGGTCGTTTTACCCTAAATCGAAAATTAAATATTGGTGAAAGATTAGTAAATACTTATCTTGCTGAAGATATTTTGGATCAAAATGGTAAAATTAAATATCAAAAAGGTTTATTAGTTAATTGAGAAATTGCAAGAAAAATTGCTGAGGAATTTCGTTTAGGAATTTTACCACTTTGAAAATTACCTGATGCTTCACCATCAATGTATGGAACACAATTAGACATTAAGGGTAATGAAAAATTAGGTCAAAGATTATCAGTTCCAAGAGTTTTTGTTTATCCAACTGAAAATGATATGTTACATGATACAAACAAAATTCAGGTTTTAGGTAATGATCCAAACTCAGATGAAAACTTTTTATTAATTCCTGATATCATTGCAACAATTTCTTACTATTTTAATTTGTTATCAAACATTGGTGTTGATGATGATCCAGATTCATTAGTAAATAAAAGAATTGTTACAATTGGTGAATTATTACAAAATCAATTCCGGATTGGATTGATTAAATTAGAAAAAAATACCCGCGAAAGAATCTCAACGAAAGAAACTGCAAAAATTACCCCAAAAAATGTGACAAATAACAAACCAATTTTTAACCAATTTAAATCATTCTTTAATACATCAAAATTGTCGCAATTTATGGATCAATGTAATCCTTTGGCTGAAATTTCAAATAAACGGCGTGTAACTTCATTAGGTCCAGGGGGTTTAAACCGGGACACTGCCCAATTTGAGGTTCGGGATGTACACCCAACGCATTATGGAAGAATTTGCCCAATTGAAACTCCAGAAGGACCAAATATCGGACTTATTCTTAACTTAGCTTCATTTGCTGATATTGATAAATATGGTTTTATTAAATCACCATATTTCAGAGTTAAAAATAAAAAAGTTGATTTTTCACAACCACATTATTTAACAGCAATTGAAGAAGCTGGATATGCATTTGCGCAATCAACAGTGAACATTGAAAATGATGAAATTGTTGATGACTTAGTAATTGTGCGGCGTGATAATGAATATTTGGAAGTACCTGCTTCTGAAGTTGATTTTGTTGGGGTTTCAAACCGGCAAATGACTTCAATTGCTGCTTCAGCAATTCCTTTTTTAGAAAACGATGATGCTAACCGGGCATTGATGGGTTCAAACATGCAACGTCAAGCAGTCCCTGTTTTATTCCCAGAAGCGCCTTTAGTTGCAACTGGTGTTGAAGCTGATATTGCGAAATTCTCATCAACAAATATCATTGCGAAATATGATGGAATTGTAACTTATGTCGATGCAAATATTATTAAAATCCAAAGAGAAGGTTCAAGTAAAATTGATACTTATTATTTAAGAACATTTGAACGTTCAAATCAAGGAACCTTAATTCATCAAGTTCCGCTTGTTAAATTAGGTCAAGAAGTTAGAGTTGGTGATTTATTAGTTGATGGACCATCAATGAAAAATGGTGAGATGGCACTTGGGAAAAATGTTTTAGTTGGATTTACTACTTGACATGGATTTAATTATGAAGATGCTGTTGTCTTATCTGAAAGATTAGTAAAAGACGATGTTTATACATCAATTCATATTGAAGAACAAACAATTCAATTTAGACACTCAAAAGCAGGTGAAGATATTTTAACTGCTGATATTCCAAATGTTTCAAACTACTCAAAACGTTATTTGGATGAAAATGGAATTGTAAGAGTTGGTTCTGAAGTTTCAGCCGGAGATATTTTGGTTGGAAGAACTTCACCAAAAGGCGAAGAAAACCCAACTCCTGAAGAAAAACTTATGGCTGCAATTTTTGGTCAAAAAACAACTTCAAGAAAAGACACATCGCTAAAAGTAAAACACGGTCATAATGGAACGGTTGTTGCTGTGGATATTCTAAGCCGCAAATTAGGTGATACCTTAGAAGATGGCATTGAACAAATCGTTAAGGTTTCAATTGCGCAAAAAAGAAAAATTAAAGTTGGTGACAAAATGGCAGGACGTCATGGAAACAAAGGTGTTGTTTCAATCGTGTTGCCAGTTGAAGAAATGCCATATTTGGAAGATGGAACGCCGCTAGATATTGTTCTAAACCCACAAGGGGTTCCTTCACGGATGAATATAGGTCAAGTTTTAGAGTTGCACTTAGGATTAGCAGCTAAAAAATTAAATACAAAATTTGTCACCCCAATTTTTGATGGGATAACACATAACCAAATTAAAGAAATTCTTGAAGAAGCAAACATTGATTCATCAGGAAAATTAACAGTTTATGATGGTGCCACAGGTGAACCATTTGATCAACCAATTTCAGTTGGAATTATGTATTATTTAAAACTTTACCATATGGTTGATGACAAAATGCATGCCCGTTCAGTGGGTCCATATTCATTAATTACCCAACAACCTCTAGGTGGTAAATCACAAAATGGGGGACAAAGATTTGGGGAAATGGAAACATGAGCAATTGAATCATATGGGGCATCAAATCTACTACAAGAATTTTTAACATACAAATCAGATAATATTAATGGACGTAACCAACTATATAATTCATTAGCAAGAAAAACCAAATTACCAAAACCAGGGATGCCTGAATCATTCAATGTTCTAGTGCACGAATTACGCGGACTTGGAATTAAAATGGAAGCTTTTGATGATAGTGTGGACGAAAATATTGATAGTGAAAGAGTTGATACAAAATATCAACAAGATTGAGATGGAGGAGCTGAATAA
- a CDS encoding putative immunoglobulin-blocking virulence protein — protein MKKIFKNKKNKIIALSLGSSLLASAGLGIFLFSYNNKNNLGVNYKNYGSNDPEIFNSSNADIKDATISHTDRNLVEAKAPVVIEKNEKEIQPIEVAKPEPTPVPVPPQPIPKPIEQPKKIERITVNIHGVNVIVEAEVAPGRVLNKEDIAAGITNKDPYIAQIVGKITNVEVTKKLKDAVAKNLVENSSSGLKTYADKFLNSLPEVDSEEFKLEDFTRQNSHVWQKMLDRFRKLLDSNNVVNFLKKEAADEYRKGKTFPSPTHKYAWLIKNLDYSKFTKLSGSAEKFLKEGYTATADNVYINENGELDSYSYDPAPGFNTVTSRLQRDNREKRVFSYDSYYGRTPAEISNGEYPGWTKREVTTDAQFKEFNVGQDDDIKIFELTKAEKDKDGKEIKGIAVEIDANNSLGYEKTKKLIEDLKNKNIKITSYRIKNMGEKDPQQKFREIIRALPNDLPHLELFFSSKATNTASLIELENKDIKELSLFTEGNPLIEGWSINPWAIKGVRWVNTIDYNVNWERRQKTVSRIVFNTLAFEESDIKSQETSLEKKFERINLGLRMAYYVRNNEGIFQGDFGPGLNPDNNEGDNSYPTRLDFSRAPSMKSLKGLIFHDIRNGNNKPRKLKNLKFYNDKSYFELKTTDLDQGQLDKVMALNEPEPPRTEIKFSNGITTQAIRFSDSNSLTDSGLSNLNVLTSLSKITKIQVPRNAHQLRSQLENLYDVSEHDGTEDISYN, from the coding sequence ATGAAAAAAATATTTAAAAATAAAAAAAATAAAATAATTGCTTTATCACTGGGTTCAAGTCTTTTAGCATCAGCTGGACTTGGAATTTTCTTATTTTCATATAATAATAAAAATAATTTAGGTGTAAATTATAAAAATTATGGTTCAAATGATCCTGAAATTTTTAATAGTTCAAACGCTGATATTAAGGATGCAACAATTTCACATACTGATCGTAATTTAGTCGAAGCAAAAGCACCTGTAGTCATTGAGAAAAATGAAAAAGAAATCCAACCAATTGAAGTAGCTAAACCAGAACCAACTCCAGTCCCAGTACCTCCACAACCCATCCCAAAACCAATTGAGCAACCAAAAAAAATAGAAAGAATCACAGTTAATATTCATGGTGTAAATGTAATTGTTGAGGCTGAAGTAGCACCTGGAAGAGTTTTAAATAAAGAAGATATTGCAGCTGGTATTACAAACAAGGATCCATATATAGCTCAAATTGTTGGGAAAATTACAAATGTCGAAGTAACTAAAAAATTAAAAGATGCAGTAGCTAAAAATTTAGTTGAAAATAGTTCAAGTGGATTAAAAACATATGCAGATAAATTTTTAAATTCACTTCCAGAAGTTGATAGTGAAGAATTTAAACTTGAAGATTTTACAAGACAAAATTCTCATGTTTGACAAAAAATGTTAGATAGGTTTAGAAAGTTGCTTGACAGTAATAATGTTGTTAATTTTTTAAAAAAAGAAGCAGCAGATGAATATAGAAAAGGAAAAACATTTCCTAGTCCAACACATAAATATGCATGATTAATTAAAAATTTGGATTATTCAAAATTTACTAAACTAAGCGGAAGTGCTGAAAAATTCTTAAAAGAAGGTTACACAGCAACTGCAGATAATGTTTATATTAATGAAAATGGTGAACTTGATTCATATTCATATGATCCAGCTCCTGGGTTTAATACTGTAACTTCAAGACTTCAAAGAGATAATCGTGAAAAAAGGGTCTTTTCATATGATAGTTATTACGGGAGAACACCAGCTGAAATTAGTAATGGTGAATACCCTGGATGAACAAAAAGAGAAGTTACAACTGATGCTCAATTCAAAGAATTTAATGTTGGACAGGATGATGATATTAAAATTTTTGAATTGACTAAAGCTGAAAAAGATAAAGATGGTAAAGAAATTAAAGGAATTGCTGTTGAAATTGATGCAAACAATTCTTTAGGTTATGAAAAAACTAAAAAATTAATTGAAGATCTAAAAAATAAAAATATCAAAATTACATCTTATCGTATTAAAAATATGGGTGAGAAAGATCCGCAACAAAAATTCAGAGAAATTATCCGTGCCTTACCAAATGATTTACCACATCTAGAATTATTTTTTAGTTCAAAAGCAACAAATACAGCATCACTTATTGAATTAGAAAATAAGGATATTAAGGAATTATCTTTATTTACGGAAGGAAATCCATTAATAGAAGGTTGGTCAATTAATCCATGAGCAATAAAAGGTGTAAGATGGGTAAATACAATTGATTATAATGTTAATTGAGAACGTAGACAAAAAACAGTCTCAAGAATTGTTTTTAACACTTTAGCATTCGAAGAATCTGACATTAAATCTCAAGAAACAAGTTTAGAAAAGAAATTTGAAAGAATTAATTTAGGCTTAAGAATGGCTTATTATGTAAGAAATAATGAAGGTATTTTTCAAGGCGATTTTGGACCTGGATTGAATCCTGATAATAATGAAGGAGATAATAGTTATCCAACAAGACTTGATTTTTCAAGAGCTCCATCAATGAAGTCATTAAAAGGATTAATTTTTCATGATATAAGAAATGGAAACAATAAACCAAGAAAATTAAAAAATCTTAAATTCTATAATGATAAGTCTTATTTTGAACTTAAAACAACTGATTTAGATCAAGGTCAATTAGATAAAGTTATGGCATTAAATGAACCAGAACCACCAAGAACTGAGATTAAATTTTCAAATGGAATTACAACTCAGGCTATTAGATTTAGTGATAGCAACTCGTTAACAGATTCTGGATTATCAAATTTAAATGTACTAACTAGTTTATCAAAAATAACAAAAATTCAAGTCCCTAGAAATGCACATCAATTAAGAAGTCAACTTGAAAACCTATATGATGTATCTGAACATGATGGAACAGAAGATATATCATATAACTAA
- the rplJ gene encoding 50S ribosomal protein L10, whose protein sequence is MSALRDAKVLVVDEITKNLNESKALYVASYKTLDVTALQLIRRELAKHGVLLKVYKNRLVKQALLSTELKSLNDFLVGQNIFVFAKQDDLTSLKSLVKFQKEFPALELVAGIYENKVVDAKNLLEISKLPSYEESLMILGNSLLAPIKNLAIGLNELIKQGKVSE, encoded by the coding sequence ATGAGTGCATTAAGAGATGCTAAAGTTTTAGTAGTTGATGAAATTACAAAAAACCTAAATGAATCAAAAGCTTTATATGTTGCTTCATATAAAACATTAGATGTAACAGCATTACAATTGATTCGTAGAGAATTAGCTAAACATGGTGTTTTATTAAAAGTGTATAAAAACCGTTTAGTTAAACAAGCACTTTTATCAACTGAATTAAAATCTTTAAATGATTTCTTAGTTGGTCAAAATATCTTTGTTTTTGCAAAACAAGACGATTTAACTTCATTGAAATCTTTAGTTAAATTTCAAAAAGAATTTCCTGCATTAGAATTAGTCGCTGGAATTTATGAAAACAAAGTTGTTGATGCAAAAAATTTATTAGAAATATCAAAACTTCCTTCATACGAAGAATCACTTATGATTCTTGGAAACTCATTATTGGCACCAATTAAAAATCTTGCAATTGGTTTAAATGAGTTAATTAAACAAGGAAAAGTATCGGAATAA
- the mip gene encoding Ig-specific serine endopeptidase MIP, translating to MTTKINKKSKKILFSLLGMSLISSPIFALISCTNPNKNKQEEETENKDANSNNEGFKIDPNLKYSDSDFEKDVNNLKLNSNLDDVFDLSFQSFSGGNKKENIFPSQIQLNPSILKIKVKNNELDKKIHFKVQGITLKDNANQTGEAKINVVFINKATGKRDNKIYNLSGLNKSFNNEDANGNKPNNKISTQKSNDEISKYINLNQEKRFEADNNEYLDGLKKYLAFAAGVNKWDDLRKTLKAKEKEINKFNQKASEIGQDSFENSAYKGFTLPSYKEDGTFDGLDILEGEEIGKQSSWVDSLGKHDIYKTIGLARKIVNEDYLKIAKQTYSIRLNNINDYQKEIDQNNFDIDYLQKNQGEFEKLKTEKIEKLEKDKKLLEKEFNEAIEKISPDSRELKIKEKDEALKKYDEKIEYYKKLDQKKYIEYLENKIKEFKEKAEKNKTDKTSILPENGTMWILDYQIEKNGKYPTKWYFGTNSHVARALTKNLLSFSISKINNDLKVGSQLRLSNLDDNITTFGFSDSFGSIKKIFDGTDFLTKKASDYLSSELKKKYSDLGSFADFAVLEVDFSILSASKFSAFSNNNSVINKFISNETNNENNFAEILAKEITNNYATDKDQHIKFRKNSYLKEYNKINYPLKGDISNIDSLYAVGWPSSKGDFYLKQYVDDDQRKVAEHNFSLWTNTEYEYYDKDVVGGEGSIVSDKEKERYKRGNFLSYNVGYRSFKNMPGVLDTFIASPKTGKDFYVLNGKKYANMGLGYMPRRWAPIGGASGSSIRNQNNELVAVYYATNTNARVGLSVAFRSEGFDYEGLYGSEYKLPQYDLIYGGGKDQKNSYRQELEKLYKDKGITTNLFQSGLDKVPQEFKFENINHLTASDLKKNNSN from the coding sequence ATGACAACAAAAATAAATAAGAAATCAAAAAAGATTCTATTTTCTTTATTGGGAATGTCTTTGATTTCATCACCAATTTTTGCTTTAATTTCTTGTACTAATCCAAATAAGAATAAACAAGAAGAAGAAACTGAAAATAAAGATGCTAATTCAAATAATGAAGGTTTTAAGATTGATCCAAATTTAAAATATTCTGATTCAGATTTTGAAAAAGATGTAAATAACCTTAAGTTAAATTCAAATTTAGATGATGTTTTTGATTTGAGTTTCCAAAGTTTTTCAGGCGGAAATAAAAAAGAAAATATTTTCCCATCACAAATTCAACTAAATCCAAGCATTTTAAAAATCAAAGTAAAAAATAATGAACTAGATAAAAAAATTCATTTTAAAGTGCAAGGAATTACTTTAAAAGATAATGCCAACCAAACTGGTGAAGCTAAGATTAATGTTGTATTCATTAACAAAGCAACTGGTAAAAGAGATAACAAAATTTATAATCTTTCTGGTTTGAATAAGTCATTTAATAACGAAGATGCAAATGGAAACAAACCAAATAATAAAATCTCAACTCAAAAAAGTAATGATGAAATCTCAAAATATATAAATTTAAATCAAGAGAAGCGTTTTGAAGCAGATAACAATGAATATTTGGATGGACTAAAAAAATATTTAGCATTCGCAGCAGGTGTAAATAAGTGAGATGATTTAAGAAAAACACTTAAAGCAAAAGAAAAAGAAATTAATAAATTTAATCAAAAAGCATCTGAAATTGGACAAGATTCTTTTGAAAATTCTGCATATAAAGGATTTACATTACCTTCATATAAAGAGGATGGGACATTTGATGGTCTAGATATTCTTGAAGGTGAAGAAATTGGAAAACAATCATCATGAGTTGATTCATTGGGAAAACATGATATTTATAAAACAATTGGTCTAGCAAGAAAAATTGTCAACGAAGATTATTTAAAAATTGCTAAACAAACATATTCTATCCGTCTAAATAATATAAATGATTATCAAAAAGAAATTGATCAAAATAATTTTGATATTGATTATTTACAAAAAAATCAAGGGGAATTTGAAAAATTAAAAACAGAAAAAATTGAGAAATTAGAAAAAGATAAAAAGCTTTTAGAAAAAGAATTTAATGAGGCAATTGAAAAAATTTCACCTGATTCAAGGGAATTAAAAATAAAAGAAAAAGATGAAGCATTAAAAAAATATGATGAAAAAATTGAATATTATAAAAAGCTAGATCAAAAAAAATATATTGAATATTTAGAAAATAAAATTAAAGAATTCAAAGAAAAAGCTGAAAAAAATAAAACTGATAAAACATCAATTCTTCCTGAAAATGGAACAATGTGAATTCTTGATTATCAAATTGAAAAAAATGGAAAATACCCAACTAAATGATATTTTGGAACTAATTCCCATGTAGCTAGGGCATTAACAAAAAACTTATTATCATTCTCAATTTCAAAAATTAATAATGATCTAAAAGTTGGTTCACAATTAAGATTATCAAATTTAGATGATAACATTACAACTTTTGGATTTTCAGATAGTTTTGGTTCAATTAAAAAAATATTTGACGGAACTGATTTTTTAACTAAAAAAGCTTCAGATTATTTATCGTCTGAATTAAAGAAAAAATATAGTGATTTAGGTTCATTTGCGGATTTTGCAGTTCTTGAAGTCGATTTTAGCATTCTAAGTGCTTCAAAATTTTCTGCTTTTTCAAATAACAATAGTGTTATAAATAAATTCATTAGTAATGAAACAAATAATGAAAATAATTTTGCAGAAATACTGGCAAAAGAAATTACAAACAATTATGCAACCGATAAAGATCAACATATTAAATTTAGAAAAAATTCATATTTAAAAGAATACAACAAAATAAATTATCCTCTTAAAGGAGATATCTCTAATATTGATTCACTTTATGCTGTTGGCTGACCTTCATCAAAGGGTGATTTCTATCTAAAACAATATGTTGATGATGACCAAAGAAAAGTTGCAGAACATAATTTTAGTTTGTGAACAAATACAGAATATGAATATTATGATAAAGATGTTGTAGGTGGAGAAGGATCAATTGTATCTGATAAAGAAAAAGAAAGATACAAACGTGGTAATTTCTTGTCTTATAATGTTGGTTATCGTTCATTCAAAAATATGCCAGGAGTTTTAGATACATTTATTGCATCTCCTAAAACTGGAAAAGATTTTTATGTCTTAAATGGTAAAAAATATGCAAATATGGGACTTGGATATATGCCACGTCGTTGAGCACCAATTGGAGGAGCTTCAGGTTCATCAATAAGAAATCAAAATAATGAATTAGTTGCAGTTTATTATGCAACAAATACAAATGCAAGAGTTGGTCTATCAGTTGCATTTAGATCTGAAGGTTTTGATTATGAAGGTTTATATGGATCTGAATACAAATTACCACAATATGATTTAATTTATGGTGGCGGAAAAGATCAAAAAAATTCTTATAGACAGGAACTTGAAAAACTATACAAAGATAAAGGAATTACAACTAATTTATTCCAAAGTGGTTTAGATAAAGTTCCACAAGAATTTAAGTTTGAAAATATAAATCATTTAACTGCTTCTGATTTGAAGAAAAATAATTCAAATTAA
- the rplL gene encoding 50S ribosomal protein L7/L12, which produces MAKLTKEEFVSALKEMNIKEVMDLVEGLKEEFGIDPTAVVAAAAPAAAEAVEEKSTFNVTLKSDGGNKLAVIKVVKDLLGLGLMDAKKLVESAPALLKENVKKEEAEELKAKLAEVNAEVVLD; this is translated from the coding sequence ATGGCAAAATTAACAAAAGAAGAATTCGTTTCAGCACTAAAGGAAATGAACATTAAAGAAGTTATGGATTTAGTAGAAGGATTAAAAGAAGAATTTGGAATTGATCCGACTGCTGTTGTTGCAGCAGCTGCTCCAGCTGCAGCTGAAGCTGTTGAAGAAAAATCAACATTTAATGTAACTTTAAAATCAGACGGTGGAAACAAACTAGCTGTTATTAAAGTTGTTAAAGATTTATTAGGTTTAGGCTTAATGGATGCAAAAAAACTAGTTGAATCAGCACCTGCTTTATTGAAAGAAAATGTTAAAAAAGAAGAAGCAGAAGAACTAAAAGCTAAATTAGCAGAAGTTAATGCTGAAGTTGTTTTAGATTAA